One window of the Xenopus tropicalis strain Nigerian chromosome 10, UCB_Xtro_10.0, whole genome shotgun sequence genome contains the following:
- the LOC100492690 gene encoding cadherin-like protein 26 isoform X1, translating into MEAATNLQILLGTLIFIAGSSLQDQPPSPLAKIRIRRSGVKESYHYYHMKRGTSSRQRRAWIIDAFEIQEELPGPYPKLIGTVNMEDGAQLRYKLQGKGINEEPKGLFHINEDNGNIYVHDKVDFEVTPVFHWEFHAINKTSNKLGTKLGIQLKVIDINDNAPEFSSSSYEVPVNESCMQGFTVFTLLAYDKDDHSSPNSLVHYTLLSQTPADPDVEFTVHKEKGFISFKGCLDYARNKNYKLQFEAKDNGAAIQQRNQCEMIINIIDGNNNPPIWANGEGPTEIPEREGNRTVIRLAVTDKDTPFTPAWRAVYSIIEGNEDGNFKIETDPVTNEGILTVIKPLDYETSSQNNLSITVANQEPLFSCKVVERTPFGLWVVDAAKKIKAKTLTPMKGVNVKVKDVNDPPQFVSEKVGYNVVEHSLKPGSPVGRIQAKDMDIISPNKIKYVILNDPAHWVAVNEDTGVITCTQDMDRESEFVSNSKYNVTILAVDDGVPSMTSTVTFIINLKDINDNTPTLESPYMSICESEEEALMSTPIIDRDLDPYSGPFYIEALDKATEKKHLKLMENNDNVLKVLKLKDAPRGNHTLRLEIYDRQGVISQQNFTVFVCECLEGGVCLEKMNDPPTMGGGAIALLLLPPVLFLGLSLLLCKIQRVKVMVPVEQEPLHSMIAYNEESGTMDCQASPSVLDNSPNLVGQGVKDEGGTAAAAAEEEIDSVFHRASTRKYSAPALMMEQKMMLARSSNQQYQFQRQQSLRQTTVTSIKRVSARRHSSFHGERRASNHMLRQMAAAGQRRSSATNSSSARSYHSKILENVIKQKLDSHVDYDLATPKPRVYALEGDLSPAPSLEALSIASSCIDPERLENLGSKFNVLENMCAEQMLKGFVEEPQPSQQHYQFDASV; encoded by the exons GAGTCTTATCATTATTATCATATGAAGAGAGGTACCTCTAGCCGCCAGCGACGAGCCTGGATTATTGATGCATTCGAGATACAGGAGGAGCTGCCCGGTCCCTACCCAAAGCTAATTGGCACC GTCAACATGGAAGATGGGGCCCAGCTCCGTTATAAACTTCAGGGCAAAGGAATCAATGAAGAACCAAAGGGGCTTTTCCATATTAACGAGGATAATGGAAACATTTACGTGCATGATAAAGTAGATTTTGAAGTCACACCCGTATTCCAC TGGGAATTCCACGCGATCAACAAAACCTCCAATAAATTGGGTACAAAACTCGGAATCCAACTCAAGGTCATAGACATTAATGACAATGCCCCGGAGTTCAGCTCAAGCTCCTATGAAGTTCCCGTTAATGAAAGCTGCATGCAAG GGTTTACAGTCTTCACTCTACTCGCTTACGATAAGGATGACCATTCCAGTCCCAACTCCTTGGTGCATTACACCCTCTTGTCTCAGACGCCCGCCGACCCTGATGTTGAATTCACAGTACATAAAGAAAAAGGCTTCATATCATTCAAGGGCTGCCTTGATTATGCG AGAAATAAGAATTACAAGTTGCAATTTGAAGCGAAGGACAATGGCGCCGCAATCCAGCAACGCAACCAGTGCGAAATGATAATCAATATAATAGACGGGAACAATAACCCTCCTATTTGGGCGAATGGAGAG GGTCCAACGGAGATTCCAGAGCGAGAGGGTAACAGAACAGTCATACGATTGGCTGTGACAGACAAAGACACCCCCTTTACTCCAGCATGGAGGGCTGTATACTCAATAATAGAAGGCAATGAAGATGGAAACTTCAAAATAGAAACCGACCCCGTAACCAATGAAGGGATCCTCACAGTTATAAAG CCCTTAGATTATGAGACGAGCTCACAGAACAACCTTTCGATAACCGTGGCCAACCAGGAGCCCCTGTttagctgtaaagttgtggagaGGACCCCATTTGGACTGTGGGTCGTGGACGCTGCCAAGAAGATCAAAGCAAAGACTCTGACACCCATGAAAGGAGTGAATGTGAAGGTGAAGGATGTGAATGATCCTCCCCAGTTTGTCAGTGAAAAAGTCGGATATAATGTAGTGGAACATTCTTTGAAGCCTGGAAGCCCGGTTGGGAGAATACAAGCCAAGGATATGGATATCATTTCTCCAAATAAGATCAA ATATGTTATCTTAAATGACCCCGCTCACTGGGTAGCTGTGAATGAGGATACGGGGGTCATAACGTGCACCCAAGATATGGATAGGGAATCGGAGTTTGTATCCAACAGCAAATACAACGTGACCATTCTGGCGGTGGATGATG GTGTCCCATCAATGACCAGCACCGTAACCTTCATTATTAACCTCAAGGATATTAATGACAACACTCCAACATTGGAAAGTCCTTACATGTCTATATGCGAAAGTGAGGAGGAGGCGCTTATGTCGACGCCTATTATTGACAGAGATCTAGATCCTTACTCTGGACCTTTCTATATCGAGGCACTGGACAAGGCAACAGAGAAGAAACATTTGAAACTGATGGAGAACAATG ATAATGTCCTCAAAGTTCTGAAACTCAAAGATGCCCCGAGGGGAAATCACACGCTCAGACTGGAAATTTATGACCGCCAAGGGGTGATCTCCCAGCAGAACTTCACAGTCTTTGTGTGCGAGTGCCTAGAGGGTGGGGTTTGTTTGGAAAAAATGAACGATCCACCTACTATGGGTGGAGGCGCCATTGCCCTACTGCTTTTACCCCCAGTGTTGTTCCTAG GACTAAGCCTTCTGCTTTGCAAGATTCAGAGAGTTAAAGTGATGGTCCCGGTGGAGCAAGAACCTTTACATTCTATGATTGCCTACAACGAGGAAAGTGGCACCATGGACTGCCAG GCTTCACCCTCTGTACTGGACAATTCACCCAATCTTGTTGGTCAAGGAGTCAAG GATGAGGGCGGaacagcagcggcagcagcagaaGAAGAGATAGATTCAGTGTTCCACAGAGCAAGCACCAGAAAGTACTCA GCCCCGGCTTTGATGATGGAACAAAAGATGATGCTTGCCCGTTCCAGCAACCAGCAG TACCAGTTTCAAAGGCAGCAGTCACTGAGACAGACGACCGTGACATCCATAAAGCGTGTATCCGCCAGGCGCCACTCG AGTTTCCATGGAGAACGAAGGGCAAGTAACCACATGCTGAGGCAAATG GCTGCGGCAGGACAGCGACGCTCTAGTGCAACCAATTCCAGCTCTGCAAGGTCCTACCATTCCAAAATCTTGGAGAACGTAATAAAGCAG AAACTGGATTCCCATGTGGACTATGACCTAGCGACCCCCAAGCCTCGGGTCTACGCCCTGGAAGGAGACCTGTCCCCGGCACCTTCTCTTGAGGCCCTCAGCATAGCAAGCAGCTGCATTGACCCGGAGAGACTGGAAAACCTTGGTTCTAAGTTCAACGTACTGGAGAACATGTGCGCGGAACAAATGCTCAAGGGATTCGTAGAAGAACCTCAACCATCTCAGCAACATTATCAGTTTGACGCCAGTGTTTGA
- the LOC100492690 gene encoding cadherin-like protein 26 isoform X2 yields MEAATNLQILLGTLIFIAGSSLQDQPPSPLAKIRIRRSGVKESYHYYHMKRGTSSRQRRAWIIDAFEIQEELPGPYPKLIGTVNMEDGAQLRYKLQGKGINEEPKGLFHINEDNGNIYVHDKVDFEVTPVFHWEFHAINKTSNKLGTKLGIQLKVIDINDNAPEFSSSSYEVPVNESCMQGFTVFTLLAYDKDDHSSPNSLVHYTLLSQTPADPDVEFTVHKEKGFISFKGCLDYARNKNYKLQFEAKDNGAAIQQRNQCEMIINIIDGNNNPPIWANGEGPTEIPEREGNRTVIRLAVTDKDTPFTPAWRAVYSIIEGNEDGNFKIETDPVTNEGILTVIKPLDYETSSQNNLSITVANQEPLFSCKVVERTPFGLWVVDAAKKIKAKTLTPMKGVNVKVKDVNDPPQFVSEKVGYNVVEHSLKPGSPVGRIQAKDMDIISPNKIKYVILNDPAHWVAVNEDTGVITCTQDMDRESEFVSNSKYNVTILAVDDGVPSMTSTVTFIINLKDINDNTPTLESPYMSICESEEEALMSTPIIDRDLDPYSGPFYIEALDKATEKKHLKLMENNDNVLKVLKLKDAPRGNHTLRLEIYDRQGVISQQNFTVFVCECLEGGVCLEKMNDPPTMGGGAIALLLLPPVLFLGLSLLLCKIQRVKVMVPVEQEPLHSMIAYNEESGTMDCQDEGGTAAAAAEEEIDSVFHRASTRKYSAPALMMEQKMMLARSSNQQYQFQRQQSLRQTTVTSIKRVSARRHSSFHGERRASNHMLRQMAAAGQRRSSATNSSSARSYHSKILENVIKQKLDSHVDYDLATPKPRVYALEGDLSPAPSLEALSIASSCIDPERLENLGSKFNVLENMCAEQMLKGFVEEPQPSQQHYQFDASV; encoded by the exons GAGTCTTATCATTATTATCATATGAAGAGAGGTACCTCTAGCCGCCAGCGACGAGCCTGGATTATTGATGCATTCGAGATACAGGAGGAGCTGCCCGGTCCCTACCCAAAGCTAATTGGCACC GTCAACATGGAAGATGGGGCCCAGCTCCGTTATAAACTTCAGGGCAAAGGAATCAATGAAGAACCAAAGGGGCTTTTCCATATTAACGAGGATAATGGAAACATTTACGTGCATGATAAAGTAGATTTTGAAGTCACACCCGTATTCCAC TGGGAATTCCACGCGATCAACAAAACCTCCAATAAATTGGGTACAAAACTCGGAATCCAACTCAAGGTCATAGACATTAATGACAATGCCCCGGAGTTCAGCTCAAGCTCCTATGAAGTTCCCGTTAATGAAAGCTGCATGCAAG GGTTTACAGTCTTCACTCTACTCGCTTACGATAAGGATGACCATTCCAGTCCCAACTCCTTGGTGCATTACACCCTCTTGTCTCAGACGCCCGCCGACCCTGATGTTGAATTCACAGTACATAAAGAAAAAGGCTTCATATCATTCAAGGGCTGCCTTGATTATGCG AGAAATAAGAATTACAAGTTGCAATTTGAAGCGAAGGACAATGGCGCCGCAATCCAGCAACGCAACCAGTGCGAAATGATAATCAATATAATAGACGGGAACAATAACCCTCCTATTTGGGCGAATGGAGAG GGTCCAACGGAGATTCCAGAGCGAGAGGGTAACAGAACAGTCATACGATTGGCTGTGACAGACAAAGACACCCCCTTTACTCCAGCATGGAGGGCTGTATACTCAATAATAGAAGGCAATGAAGATGGAAACTTCAAAATAGAAACCGACCCCGTAACCAATGAAGGGATCCTCACAGTTATAAAG CCCTTAGATTATGAGACGAGCTCACAGAACAACCTTTCGATAACCGTGGCCAACCAGGAGCCCCTGTttagctgtaaagttgtggagaGGACCCCATTTGGACTGTGGGTCGTGGACGCTGCCAAGAAGATCAAAGCAAAGACTCTGACACCCATGAAAGGAGTGAATGTGAAGGTGAAGGATGTGAATGATCCTCCCCAGTTTGTCAGTGAAAAAGTCGGATATAATGTAGTGGAACATTCTTTGAAGCCTGGAAGCCCGGTTGGGAGAATACAAGCCAAGGATATGGATATCATTTCTCCAAATAAGATCAA ATATGTTATCTTAAATGACCCCGCTCACTGGGTAGCTGTGAATGAGGATACGGGGGTCATAACGTGCACCCAAGATATGGATAGGGAATCGGAGTTTGTATCCAACAGCAAATACAACGTGACCATTCTGGCGGTGGATGATG GTGTCCCATCAATGACCAGCACCGTAACCTTCATTATTAACCTCAAGGATATTAATGACAACACTCCAACATTGGAAAGTCCTTACATGTCTATATGCGAAAGTGAGGAGGAGGCGCTTATGTCGACGCCTATTATTGACAGAGATCTAGATCCTTACTCTGGACCTTTCTATATCGAGGCACTGGACAAGGCAACAGAGAAGAAACATTTGAAACTGATGGAGAACAATG ATAATGTCCTCAAAGTTCTGAAACTCAAAGATGCCCCGAGGGGAAATCACACGCTCAGACTGGAAATTTATGACCGCCAAGGGGTGATCTCCCAGCAGAACTTCACAGTCTTTGTGTGCGAGTGCCTAGAGGGTGGGGTTTGTTTGGAAAAAATGAACGATCCACCTACTATGGGTGGAGGCGCCATTGCCCTACTGCTTTTACCCCCAGTGTTGTTCCTAG GACTAAGCCTTCTGCTTTGCAAGATTCAGAGAGTTAAAGTGATGGTCCCGGTGGAGCAAGAACCTTTACATTCTATGATTGCCTACAACGAGGAAAGTGGCACCATGGACTGCCAG GATGAGGGCGGaacagcagcggcagcagcagaaGAAGAGATAGATTCAGTGTTCCACAGAGCAAGCACCAGAAAGTACTCA GCCCCGGCTTTGATGATGGAACAAAAGATGATGCTTGCCCGTTCCAGCAACCAGCAG TACCAGTTTCAAAGGCAGCAGTCACTGAGACAGACGACCGTGACATCCATAAAGCGTGTATCCGCCAGGCGCCACTCG AGTTTCCATGGAGAACGAAGGGCAAGTAACCACATGCTGAGGCAAATG GCTGCGGCAGGACAGCGACGCTCTAGTGCAACCAATTCCAGCTCTGCAAGGTCCTACCATTCCAAAATCTTGGAGAACGTAATAAAGCAG AAACTGGATTCCCATGTGGACTATGACCTAGCGACCCCCAAGCCTCGGGTCTACGCCCTGGAAGGAGACCTGTCCCCGGCACCTTCTCTTGAGGCCCTCAGCATAGCAAGCAGCTGCATTGACCCGGAGAGACTGGAAAACCTTGGTTCTAAGTTCAACGTACTGGAGAACATGTGCGCGGAACAAATGCTCAAGGGATTCGTAGAAGAACCTCAACCATCTCAGCAACATTATCAGTTTGACGCCAGTGTTTGA